From Peromyscus maniculatus bairdii isolate BWxNUB_F1_BW_parent chromosome 8, HU_Pman_BW_mat_3.1, whole genome shotgun sequence, a single genomic window includes:
- the Slc2a4 gene encoding solute carrier family 2, facilitated glucose transporter member 4, whose amino-acid sequence MPSGFQQIGSEDGEPPRQRVTGTLVLAVFSAVLGSLQFGYNIGVINAPQKVIEQSYNATWLGRQGPGGPTSIPQGTLTTLWALSVAIFSVGGMISSFLVGIISQWLGRKRAMLANNVLAVLGGTLMGLANVAASYELLILGRFLIGAYSGLTSGLVPMYVGEIAPTHLRGALGTLNQLAIVIGILIAQVLGLESMLGTATLWPLLLALTVLPALLQLVLLPFCPESPRYLYIIRNLEGPARKSLKRLTGWADVSDALAELKDEKRKLERERPMSLPQLLGSRTHRQPLIIAVVLQLSQQLSGINAVFYYSTSIFESAGVGQPAYATIGAGVVNTVFTLVSVLLVERAGRRTLHLLGLAGMCGCAILMTVALLLLERVPAMSYVSIVAIFGFVAFFEIGPGPIPWFIVAELFSQGPRPAAMAVAGFSNWTCNFIVGMGFQYVADAMGPYVFLLFAVLLLGFFIFTFLKVPETRGRTFDQISAAFRRTPSLLEQEVKPSTELEYLGPDEND is encoded by the exons ATGCCGTCGGGTTTCCAGCAGATCGGCTCTGAA gatGGGGAACCCCCTCGGCAGCGAGTGACGGGGACCCTGGTCCTTGCCGTGTTCTCCGCTGTACTTGGTTCCCTTCAGTTTGGCTACAACATTGGGGTCATCAACGCCCCACAGAAG GTGATTGAACAGAGCTACAACGCAAcatggctggggaggcaggggcctgGGGGACCCACTTCCATCCCACAAGGCACTCTGACCACACTTTGGGCTCTCTCCGTGGCCATCTTCTCTGTGGGCGGcatgatttcttccttcctcGTTGGCATCATTTCTCAATGGTTGGGAAG GAAAAGAGCCATGCTAGCCAACAATGTCTTGGCGGTGCTGGGGGGCACCCTCATGGGCCTCGCCAATGTCGCGGCCTCCTATGAGCTGCTCATTCTCGGACGGTTCCTCATCGGCGCTTACTCAG GGCTGACATCAGGGTTGGTGCCTATGTATGTGGGCGAAATCGCCCCCACTCATCTTCGGGGTGCTCTGGGAACGCTCAACCAATTGGCCATCGTCATTGGCATTCTGATTGCCCAG GTGCTGGGCTTGGAGTCCATGCTGGGCACAGCTACcctgtggccactgctgctggCTCTCACAGTGCTCCCTGCCCTCCTGCAGCTGGTCCTCCTGCCCTTCTGTCCTGAGAGCCCCAGATACCTTTACATCATCCGGAACCTGGAGGGGCCCGCCCGAAAGA gtcTGAAGCGCCTGACAGGCTGGGCCGACGTGTCGGATGCGCTGGCTGAGCTGAAGGATGAGAAGCGGAAGTTAGAGCGGGAGCGTCCCATGTCCCTGCCCCAGCTCCTGGGCAGCCGCACCCACCGGCAGCCTCTGATCATTGCCGTTGTTCTGCAGCTGAGTCAGCAACTCTCGGGCATCAACGCC GTTTTCTACTATTCCACCAGCATCTTCGAGTCAGCGGGGGTAGGCCAGCCGGCCTACGCCACCATAGGAGCTGGTGTGGTCAACACCGTCTTCACGTTGGTCTCG GTGCTCTTAGTGGAACGGGCCGGGCGACGGACCCTCCATCTCCTGGGCCTGGCAGGCATGTGTGGCTGTGCCATCTTGATGACTGTGGCTCTGCTTCTGCTG GAACGGGTTCCAGCCATGAGCTATGTCTCCATCGTGGCCATATTTGGCTTTGTGGCCTTCTTTGAGATTGGCCCTGGCCCCATCCCCTGGTTCATTGTGGCTGAGCTCTTCAGCCAGGGGCCCCGCCCAGCAGCCATGGCTGTCGCTGGTTTCTCCAACTGGACGTGTAACTTCATCGTTGGCATGGGTTTCCAGTATGTTGCG GATGCTATGGGGCCCTATGTCTTCCTTCTGTTTGCCGTCCTCCTGCTCGGCTTCTTCATCTTCACCTTCCTCAAAGTGCCTGAAACCAGAGGCCGGACGTTTGACCAGATCTCCGCCGCCTTCCGCCGGACACCTTCCCTCTTAGAGCAGGAGGTGAAACCCAGCACAGAACTTGAATACTTAGGGCCAGATGAGAATGACTGA